One part of the Drosophila teissieri strain GT53w chromosome 3R, Prin_Dtei_1.1, whole genome shotgun sequence genome encodes these proteins:
- the LOC122621339 gene encoding transmembrane protein 163, with the protein MSKPNLPPRPSTGPRKPTGPRSTLPPKPTQPAPAPAPAPAPAPAPAPPPPPESSKPPPGDSTGLLSTAVSSVRFRQRSAVDVRKKHLGWVYVIHTVLSSFAVVQLVVLRICNQDFAELISPSVPSFVWLLLAVGCVLIMAYVYVASQCPCNGLLAIVVVEVVAIFVNCHRWARLSLPWMAGVLVIVLVLNVLLYMMGIYLPLKLLPGSVVMLVLTLCCIVIVVSIYLIVYLNGNRYMMRYVSMVSLIYVAALILFTIPVVHQRRYVDTDRSEYVLQATVLAMLFVYMIHPLSTIVRFGQFLVDHI; encoded by the coding sequence ATGAGCAAGCCAAATCTCCCGCCACGTCCCTCGACGGGTCCACGCAAGCCGACTGGCCCACGGTCAACTCTTCCACCCAAGCCAACTCAGCCCGCTCCAgctcccgctcctgctcctgctcctgcgcctgctcctgctccaccgccgccgcctgaGTCGTCGAAGCCACCTCCTGGTGACTCCACGGGTTTGTTGAGCACGGCCGTGTCATCGGTTCGTTTCCGGCAGCGCTCCGCAGTGGACGTGAGGAAGAAGCACCTGGGTTGGGTCTACGTGATCCACACGGTTCTGTCGTCCTTCGCCGTGGTTCAGCTGGTGGTCCTGCGGATCTGCAATCAGGACTTCGCGGAGCTGATCAGTCCCTCGGTGCCCAGCTTCGTGTGGCTGCTCCTGGCCGTCGGATGTGTGCTCATCATGGCCTACGTGTACGTGGCCAGCCAGTGTCCGTGCAATGGCCTGCTGGCCATTGTGGTCGTGGAGGTGGTGGCGATCTTTGTGAATTGCCACCGGTGGGCGCGTCTATCGCTGCCCTGGATGGCTGGTGTCCTGGTAATCGTACTGGTCCTGAACGTCCTGCTCTACATGATGGGCATCTATCTGCCGCTGAAACTGCTGCCCGGTAGCGTCGTCATGCTCGTCCTCACATTGTGTTGCATAGTGATTGTCGTTTCGATCTACTTGATTGTGTATCTGAACGGCAATCGCTATATGATGCGATACGTGTCGATGGTCAGTCTGATCTACGTGGCAGCTCTCATCCTCTTCACCATCCCCGTGGTCCACCAGCGAAGATACGTGGACACGGATCGCTCGGAATACGTCCTGCAGGCCACCGTTCTGGCCATGCTCTTTGTCTACATGATTCACCCGCTCTCCACGATTGTGAGGTTTGGCCAGTTTTTGGTAGATCATATATAA
- the LOC122619482 gene encoding uncharacterized protein LOC122619482: MKRVHVDNYAPKYYSGKWSWDSEKDCLHFQAHNDLEDARERYISTNGYKFLRTIDQEEELIFRQEYLLPKSNYSDVVVVGDIRNLVLYLMPKEFLSYKFVEFMYERDTHLLLHSLIIYFEYYLRMVEFILIRRDELSGSLGQVQSEQTNDMKRTFSVYLSQYRMLVARNYCRIIGGEDSMAKYYHMKPISNISATIHDKYFHEHFLAVAIQIVWICMHRRAYFVIEMEMNRLFRSEYFVSAHPEYLTFTESERSLLYGKNKKNYNYRIQDSPLVQELKLVPEEDLPILWIGERKYRGNDIRIAEIELEYIVPGSQLRFINVSHGIMGHPKTLYNTLLSLDWEAVRFSNFSEQFDPYHIINRPYLQIPKIGELLMRKMSERYEHFYQICKAHEPVTHHQICKWVKRDINIAFFRSGGLLTNVVSRCEKELESTSSLRVDQIISNYFKLMKKIRKEDKDVDVIPSSSRNSVSSRFSLLKASRKST; this comes from the coding sequence ATGAAGCGCGTTCATGTGGATAACTACGCCCCAAAGTACTACAGCGGCAAGTGGTCGTGGGATTCGGAGAAAGACTGTCTCCACTTTCAGGCCCATAATGATCTGGAGGACGCCCGGGAGCGCTATATAAGTACCAACGGCTACAAGTTCCTGCGCACCATCgaccaggaggaggagctcaTCTTCCGACAGGAGTATTTGCTACCGAAAAGCAACTACAGTGACGTTGTGGTGGTCGGAGATATTAGAAACTTGGTTCTCTACCTGATGCCTAAAGAATTTCTAAGCTACAAGTTCGTTGAGTTCATGTACGAGCGGGATACGCACTTGCTGCTTCACTCcttgattatatattttgagtaCTACTTGCGAATGGTCGAGTTTATACTCATACGTCGGGATGAGCTGTCGGGCTCGCTTGGTCAGGTGCAGAGCGAGCAGACGAATGATATGAAACGCACATTTTCGGTATACTTGAGCCAGTATCGTATGCTTGTTGCCCGTAACTACTGCCGCATCATCGGGGGCGAGGACAGCATGGCCAAGTACTACCACATGAAGCCGATTTCCAACATATCAGCAACGATCCATGACAAGTACTTTCATGAGCACTTTCTGGCTGTGGCCATCCAGATTGTGTGGATCTGCATGCATCGGCGGGCGTACTTCGTCATCGAAATGGAGATGAATCGCCTTTTCCGGTCGGAGTACTTTGTTTCCGCCCACCCTGAATACCTCACATTCACTGAGTCGGAGCGCAGTCTTCTCTACGGCAAGAACAAGAAGAACTATAACTATCGAATTCAGGACTCGCCGCTTGTGCAGGAGCTTAAGCTGGTTCCTGAGGAGGATTTGCCAATTTTGTGGATAGGCGAACGCAAGTACAGGGGAAATGATATCCGCATTGCCGAGATTGAGCTGGAGTACATTGTGCCTGGATCACAGCTCCGCTTTATAAATGTATCGCACGGCATCATGGGCCATCCGAAGACTCTGTACAACACGCTCCTCAGTCTCGACTGGGAAGCTGTACGCTTCTCGAACTTTTCGGAGCAGTTTGATCCGTACCATATAATCAACCGACCTTACCTGCAAATTCCCAAGATTGGTGAGCTTCTGATGCGTAAAATGAGCGAGAGATATGAACATTTCTACCAGATCTGCAAGGCTCATGAGCCAGTCACCCACCATCAGATCTGCAAGTGGGTCAAACGAGACATCAACATAGCGTTCTTTCGGTCCGGCGGTCTGCTCACGAACGTGGTCTCGCGCTGCGAAAAGGAGCTGGAGAGCACATCTTCACTTAGGGTCGATCAGATCATTTCCAACTATTTTAAGTTGATGAAGAAAATACGCAAGGAGGATAAAGATGTGGATGTAATTCCATCGTCTTCTCGTAATAGTGTTTCGTCGCGATTTAGTCTACTTAAGGCGTCAAGAAAATCAACTTAA
- the LOC122621202 gene encoding peptide deformylase, mitochondrial codes for MSAPPYRHFTQIGDPVLRQRAEEVPTEDIDSVEINQIIEGMVKVLRHYDCVGVAAPQVGIPLRIIVMEFREGKQEQFKPEIYEERKMSTLPLAVFINPELEIISSQVNKHPEGCMSVRGYSAEVERYDKVRIRGIGKLGTASEMELEGWSARIAQHEVDHLNGTIYMDKMDLSTFKCNLWEQINAAEGRSAIWFHK; via the exons ATGTCCGCTCCGCCATATCGTCACTTTACCCAAATCGGGGATCCTGTACTTCGCCAAAGGGCCGAAGAGGTTCCAACTGAGGACATCGACAGTGTGGAGATCAACCAAATTATTGAGGGCATGGTGAAGGTGTTACGTCACTACGAttgcgtgggcgtggctgcgcCCCAAGTGGGAATACCGCTGCGCATTATCGTAATGGAATTCCGAGAGGGAAAGCAAGAGCAATTCAAGCCGGAAATCTACGAGGAGCGCAAAATGTCCACTCTGCCCTTGGCC GTCTTCATTAATCCGGAGCTGGAGATAATCAGCAGCCAAGTAAACAAACATCCAGAAGGTTGCATGAGTGTGCGTGGCTATTCCGCCGAGGTGGAGCGGTACGATAAGGTCCGGATCCGGGGAATCGGCAAGCTGGGCACTGCGTCGGAAATGGAACTGGAGGGCTGGAGTGCACGGATCGCTCAGCACGAGGTGGATCACCTGAACGGAACTATCTACATGGATAAGATGGATCTCTCCACCTTTAAGTGCAACCTCTGGGAGCAGATAAACGCGGCTGAGGGTCGATCCGCCATTTGGTTTCACAAGTAA
- the LOC122619485 gene encoding uncharacterized protein LOC122619485, with amino-acid sequence MLRRNNADPVIRQFILRTAVLNYLGKSLRQQYNEYCVLSVKIGSDQELTDLPTVSEPFEMQRVKTAATHRLLMREYQELLAYMMDKSDLWDSPEYFKAKAALGAAIHNLRVCAPTTPLD; translated from the coding sequence ATGCTGCGGCGCAACAATGCCGATCCGGTCATACGGCAGTTTATCCTGCGCACGGCAGTCCTCAATTATCTTGGCAAGAGTCTGCGACAGCAGTATAATGAATATTGCGTTTTGAGCGTGAAGATTGGGAGTGATCAAGAGCTTACGGACCTGCCGACTGTTTCCGAGCCATTTGAGATGCAACGGGTAAAGACGGCTGCCACCCATCGTCTGCTGATGCGGGAGTACCAAGAACTGTTGGCCTACATGATGGACAAGAGCGATCTGTGGGACAGTCCGGAGTACTTCAAGGCCAAGGCGGCCCTTGGGGCGGCTATCCACAATCTACGGGTTTGTGCACCCACCACACCATTGGACTAA
- the LOC122619484 gene encoding peptide deformylase, mitochondrial, which produces MRLKPRIKVCQAILGQGRSFGTSPAASQSFRKWYQQLWTTERTNLPPYNHFTQIGDPVLRQQAALVPKEHLDSPELKAIVERMVKVLRKFDCVGIAAPQIGVSLRIIAMEFKGRVRKELPEAVYQARQMSELPLTVFINPVLTVTNYTKLKHPEGCMSVRGYSAEVERFEGVKLTGLDQEGNQSELALSGWNARIAQHEMDHLEGKLYTDHMDRSTFACTCWEAVNTKSGRVEIPFYK; this is translated from the exons ATGCGCCTGAAACCACGGATAAAAGTTTGCCAAGCGATACTGGGACAAGGTCGATCCTTCGGAACGAGTCCTGCCGCGAGTCAGTCGTTCAGGAAGTGGTACCAGCAACTGTGGACCACGGAGCGCACCAACTTGCCGCCATACAACCATTTCACCCAGATCGGAGACCCTGTTCTGAGGCAGCAGGCGGCTTTGGTGCCCAAGGAGCACCTGGATAGCCCCGAGCTCAAGGCCATCGTCGAGCGGATGGTCAAGGTGCTGAGGAAGTTCGACTGCGTGGGCATTGCGGCGCCACAGATTGGCGTATCCCTCAGAATCATAGCCATGGAGTTCAAGGGACGGGTGCGAAAGGAGCTGCCTGAGGCAGTTTACCAGGCGCGGCAAATGTCCGAGCTGCCACTGACT GTTTTCATCAATCCCGTCCTGACAGTGACCAACTACACCAAGCTGAAGCATCCAGAAGGCTGCATGAGTGTGCGAGGATACTCTGCCGAAGTTGAGCGTTTCGAAGGTGTGAAGCTAACAGGCCTTGACCAAGAAGGAAACCAAAGCGAACTGGCTCTGAGTGGTTGGAATGCCAGGATAGCACAGCACGAAATGGATCACTTGGAGGGCAAGCTGTACACCGATCACATGGACCGCTCCACCTTTGCGTGCACCTGCTGGGAGGCGGTTAACACGAAATCCGGACGCGTGGAGATACCCTTCTACAAGTAG
- the LOC122620811 gene encoding protein phosphatase 1 regulatory subunit 36 codes for MKRVHVDNYTPKYYSGKWSWSAEKDCLEFEPHNDLENARERYITTNGYKFLRIIDQEEELIFRQAYVRDTGTYDFDTLVINDIRDLVLFLMPSDFLTYRFVEFMHRPAVHRLIHALIIYFEYFLRMVEFVLVRRDELADQIQSDQTIAMKKTFSIYLSQYRLLVARNYSVILKGDGDMANYYHMKQIIKISDTSRDRVFHEQFLAVMTQIVWICMHRRAYNVIEMEMNRLFRSDHFVMARPEYLSFTPAERSLLYGRNHKIVNYRTQVSPLVQELEHVAEEDMPILWIGERKYRGNDKRIAEMELEYIVPGPQLRMIDVAHGILGHPKDLYNTILDLDWPTVRYSNFSRGYDPYHIMRQPHLDIPKIDALKVRKMSENYEHFYKVYRIYEPHSLQILRKWLKRDKLVQFYRSGGLLLTNVVSRCEKELAEKVPVTKVDQVISNYFKVKSRLRKGSPYEPDNISITSSRIGGFNSPRQKNTPQEYYFD; via the coding sequence atGAAAAGAGTCCATGTGGACAACTACACACCCAAGTACTACAGTGGCAAGTGGTCGTGGAGCGCCGAAAAGGATTGCCTGGAATTCGAGCCGCACAACGACCTGGAGAATGCCAGGGAGCGCTACATCACCACCAATGGCTACAAGTTCCTGCGCATTATCgaccaggaggaggagctcaTCTTCCGGCAGGCCTATGTGCGGGACACGGGCACCTATGACTTTGACACGTTGGTGATCAACGACATCCGCGACCTGGTTCTCTTCCTGATGCCAAGCGATTTCCTGACCTACCGGTTCGTGGAGTTCATGCACCGGCCGGCGGTTCACCGTCTGATCCATGCGCTCATCATTTACTTCGAGTACTTCCTGCGGATGGTGGAGTTTGTGCTGGTGCGACGCGATGAGCTGGCCGATCAGATCCAAAGCGATCAGACCATCGCGATGAAGAAGACCTTCTCGATCTATCTCAGTCAGTATCGACTCCTGGTGGCCCGCAACTACAGTGTGATCCTGAAGGGAGATGGCGACATGGCCAACTACTATCATATGAAGCAGATTATCAAAATTTCGGATACCAGTCGCGACCGGGTCTTCCACGAGCAGTTCCTGGCCGTGATGACCCAGATCGTGTGGATCTGCATGCATCGCCGGGCGTACAATGTCATTGAGATGGAGATGAACCGTCTGTTTCGGTCCGATCACTTCGTTATGGCTCGTCCGGAGTATCTAAGCTTTACGCCGGCGGAGCGGAGTTTACTGTACGGCCGTAACCATAAGATCGTCAACTATCGCACCCAGGTATCGCCGCTCgtccaggagctggagcacGTGGCGGAGGAGGACATGCCCATCCTGTGGATTGGCGAGCGAAAGTACCGAGGCAACGACAAGCGCATTGccgagatggagctggagtaCATTGTGCCGGGGCCACAGCTTCGTATGATCGACGTGGCACACGGCATACTGGGACATCCGAAGGATCTGTACAACACCATTCTAGATCTGGACTGGCCCACAGTTCGCTATTCGAACTTTTCGCGGGGCTACGATCCGTACCACATCATGCGCCAGCCGCATCTGGACATTCCCAAGATCGACGCCCTGAAAGTGCGCAAGATGAGCGAGAACTACGAGCACTTCTACAAGGTGTATCGCATCTACGAGCCACACAGCCTGCAGATCCTGAGGAAGTGGCTCAAGCGGGACAAGCTCGTCCAGTTCTATCGCTCCGGGGGACTGCTGCTCACCAACGTGGTGTCCCGGTGCGAGAAGGAACTGGCCGAAAAGGTCCCGGTAACCAAGGTCGACCAGGTCATCTCCAACTACTTCAAGGTGAAGTCCAGGCTGCGCAAGGGATCGCCATATGAACCGGACAACATCAGCATCACCTCCTCGCGCATCGGGGGCTTCAATTCGCCGCGCCAGAAGAATACCCCGCAGGAGTACTATTTCGATTAA
- the LOC122619481 gene encoding uncharacterized protein LOC122619481, with protein sequence MKRVHVDNYAPKYFSGKWSWDSEKDCLNFQAHNDLENARERYITTNGYKFLRTIDQEEELIFRQEYVRAKTNTSDTVVQRDIRDLVLFLMPKEFLTYKFVKFMHEPEVQSVLHALILYFEYYLRLVEFVLIRRDELSGQMAQIQSAQTNEMKKTYSVYLSHLRILLARNYCEVIKGEGEMAKYYHMKPISNISATIHDKYFHEHFLAVAIQIVWICMHRRAYFVIEMEMNRLFRSEHFVSVRPEYLEFTEAERSLLYGRNSRNLNYRVQISPLVQELEHVAMEDLPILWIGKRKYRGTDARIAQLEIEYVVPGSQLRLIDISHGILGHPKKLYNTLLNLDWPAVRFLNFSEHYDPYHIIRRNHLDIPKLGELEIRKMAESYEHFYEIFPFFEPATHYHICKWVKREINIAYFRSGGLLTNVVSRCENELATAFEGQAVDKIIANYFKLVSNIRKVDYFESPRASDFSAVKRGIFDKRHSSFESA encoded by the coding sequence ATGAAGAGAGTCCATGTGGATAACTACGCCCCAAAGTACTTCAGCGGCAAGTGGTCATGGGATTCGGAGAAGGACTGCCTCAACTTCCAGGCGCACAACGATCTGGAAAACGCAAGAGAGCGCTACATCACCACCAATGGCTACAAGTTCCTGCGCACCATCgaccaggaggaggagctcaTCTTCCGGCAGGAGTATGTGCGCGCCAAGACCAACACCAGTGATACAGTGGTGCAAAGAGACATTCGAGACTTGGTGCTCTTCTTGATGCCCAAGGAGTTTCTAACCTACAAGTTCGTGAAATTCATGCATGAGCCGGAGGTGCAGTCCGTGCTCCACGCCCTGATATTATACTTTGAGTACTACTTGCGCCTGGTGGAGTTCGTGCTGATTCGCCGAGATGAGCTCTCTGGCCAGATGGCCCAGATTCAGAGCGCGCAGACCAACGAGATGAAGAAAACCTATTCCGTTTACCTGAGCCACCTACGCATATTGTTAGCGCGAAACTACTGTGAGGTTATCAAGGGCGAGGGAGAAATGGCCAAGTACTATCACATGAAGCCGATTTCCAACATATCGGCAACCATCCACGACAAGTACTTCCATGAGCACTTTCTGGCTGTGGCCATCCAAATAGTTTGGATCTGCATGCATCGCCGGGCGTACTTCGTCATCGAGATGGAGATGAATCGCCTTTTCCGGTCGGAGCACTTTGTTTCCGTTCGCCCTGAGTACCTGGAGTTCACGGAGGCGGAGCGAAGTCTGCTCTACGGCCGAAACAGCAGGAACCTCAATTATCGCGTCCAGATCTCTCCGCTGgtccaggagctggagcacGTGGCGATGGAGGATTTGCCCATTCTGTGGATAGGAAAGCGCAAGTATAGGGGCACTGATGCTCGCATTGCTCAGCTTGAGATTGAGTACGTGGTGCCCGGATCGCAGCTCCGCTTGATTGACATTTCCCATGGCATCCTGGGCCACCCGAAGAAGCTATACAACACCCTTCTGAATCTCGACTGGCCGGCAGTTCGATTCCTAAACTTCTCGGAGCACTACGACCCATATCATATCATCAGACGGAACCACCTGGACATTCCCAAGTTGGGTGAACTTGAGATACGCAAAATGGCCGAGAGTTATGAGCACTTTTACGAGATCTTTCCCTTTTTCGAGCCAGCCACCCATTATCATATCTGCAAGTGGGTCAAACGAGAAATCAACATAGCGTACTTCCGGTCCGGAGGCCTGCTCACAAACGTAGTCTCACGCTGTGAAAACGAGTTGGCCACCGCATTTGAGGGTCAAGCCGTCGACAAAATCATTGCCAATTACTTCAAGCTGGTCTCCAACATACGGAAGGTGGACTACTTTGAGTCGCCTCGTGCCAGTGACTTTAGCGCTGTGAAAAGGGGGATCTTTGATAAAAGACACAGTTCCTTTGAGTCGGCTTAA